In Paralichthys olivaceus isolate ysfri-2021 chromosome 1, ASM2471397v2, whole genome shotgun sequence, the following are encoded in one genomic region:
- the LOC138409135 gene encoding uncharacterized protein, with product MGKCQALWNKQHRSTQASDIIKDKLGCQLTVLSPTRWNSTYHAMERLSIFILTKEQDLQETCEKLQVTRFKAAELTFIREYVQVMAPLAKALDVLQSDRMAYTGVLVPTISILVEKMERMKHETNLHHCYPLVDAIINGVKQRFGYIFQDARLLIASAVHPMFRLAYIPSSKKADVVSNLKAEVNQLQTQSPDDHMQTDGEDPTVDSDEVTGYFPSL from the exons ATGGGCAAATGCCAGGCACTATGGAACAAGCAACACAGGAGCACACAAGCTTCAGATATCATCAAAGACAAGTTAGGGTGCCAGCTGACAGTTCTCAGTCCAACAAGGTGGAACTCCACTTACCACGCCATGGAGCGCTTGAGTATCTTTATCCTGACAAAAGAACAAGACCTCCAGGAAACCTGTGAGAAGCTTCAGGTGACTCGCTTCAAAGCGGCAGAACTCACCTTCATACGGGAGTATGTTCAG GTTATGGCACCCCTGGCCAAGGCCCTTGACGTACTACAGTCCGACAGAATGGCTTACACAGGAGTGTTGGTGCCAACAATCTCGATTCTTGTCGAGAAGATGGAGCGGATGAAGCATGAGACCAACCTACATCACTGTTACCCACTGGTAGATGCCATCATCAATGGGGTGAAGCAGAGGTTTGGATACATTTTTCAAGATGCAAGGTTGCTCATAGCCTCTGCAGTTCATCCTATGTTCAGATTGGCCTACATCCCCAGTTCAAAGAAGGCTGATGTTGTTTCAAACCTGAAAGCAGAAGTAAACCAGCTTCAAACGCAATCTCCAGATGATCACATGCAGACAGATGGCGAGGACCCAACTGTTGACAGTGATGAAGTAACTGGATACTTCCCATCACTGTAA